The Psychromonas sp. MME1 genome window below encodes:
- the cydD gene encoding cysteine/glutathione ABC transporter permease/ATP-binding protein CydD, whose product MDKPLQKQLTAWLKKQKKICGFYLNLTVIFGLLSGFALILQAYLISTILHGIIILNLPKSEFNDAFIGLLALLPVRALLAFARERSCFEAGKRLRQHIRHAVLNKLNELGPAFVKGKPAGAWATIVLEQVEDLHDFYARYLPQMLLAVFIPFCILIVVFPVNWTAGLILLCTAPLIPIFMVLVGMGAADANRKNFTALAKLSGHFMDRLKGLKTLKLFNRGEAEGKEIEAASESFRQKTMEVLRIAFLSSAVLEFFAAISIALLAIYFGFSFLGHFSFGDYGAGFSLFAGMFILMLAPEFYQPLRDMGSHYHAKAQAIGAAQELMSLLEYKVENNPQATTSNEQIPAVDWQKSVDIIANDFCVQSHTGVTLAGPLNFQLKSGQHIAVVGPSGAGKSSLINGLLGFLPYQGSLTINGIELKEIPISQWRSHLAWLGQEPQLFHGTVRDNIAMANPNMSDDKIFSLLTKAQIADFIEQQPLGLDHPIGEQMSGVSVGQAQRIALARALGQEAALFLLDEPTASLDRHSEQAVLAALHSATSGASSLMVTHRIDQLQRVDTIWVLEKGRIVQQGSFTALQNSAGLFKQMQEDEQQANTEHHS is encoded by the coding sequence ATGGATAAACCATTACAAAAACAGCTTACCGCTTGGTTAAAAAAACAGAAAAAGATATGTGGTTTTTACCTAAATCTAACCGTTATTTTCGGCCTGTTGAGTGGTTTTGCATTAATATTGCAAGCCTATTTAATCTCTACAATTTTACATGGCATTATCATTTTAAACCTGCCTAAATCTGAATTTAATGACGCGTTTATAGGGTTGCTAGCCCTACTTCCAGTACGCGCACTACTGGCATTTGCTCGTGAAAGAAGCTGTTTTGAAGCAGGTAAACGACTCAGACAGCATATCCGCCACGCTGTACTTAATAAACTTAATGAATTAGGGCCCGCGTTTGTAAAAGGCAAACCTGCTGGCGCATGGGCGACCATTGTGCTTGAACAAGTGGAAGATCTACATGATTTTTATGCCCGATATTTACCACAAATGTTACTGGCTGTTTTTATCCCGTTTTGCATTTTAATTGTCGTTTTTCCTGTCAATTGGACAGCGGGATTGATTTTACTTTGTACCGCGCCACTGATCCCGATATTTATGGTGCTTGTTGGCATGGGCGCAGCTGACGCCAATCGAAAAAATTTCACCGCCCTCGCTAAATTAAGCGGACATTTTATGGATCGTTTGAAAGGTTTAAAAACCTTGAAATTATTCAACCGTGGTGAAGCAGAAGGAAAGGAAATAGAAGCAGCATCTGAGTCGTTTCGTCAAAAAACCATGGAGGTACTACGTATTGCCTTTTTAAGCTCCGCTGTTTTAGAATTTTTTGCAGCCATCTCTATTGCCTTATTAGCCATTTACTTTGGATTTAGTTTCCTAGGACATTTTAGTTTTGGTGATTATGGTGCAGGCTTTAGCCTATTTGCGGGAATGTTTATATTAATGCTCGCACCTGAGTTTTATCAACCACTACGTGATATGGGTAGCCATTATCATGCTAAAGCACAAGCGATTGGTGCTGCACAAGAGCTAATGAGTTTATTAGAATACAAAGTAGAAAATAATCCTCAAGCAACAACGAGCAATGAACAGATCCCAGCTGTAGACTGGCAAAAAAGCGTCGATATTATTGCTAACGATTTCTGCGTACAAAGTCATACCGGAGTCACCCTTGCTGGCCCACTCAATTTTCAACTTAAAAGCGGGCAACATATCGCCGTAGTCGGCCCAAGTGGAGCAGGTAAAAGCAGCCTAATAAATGGTTTATTAGGCTTTCTACCCTATCAAGGGTCACTAACCATTAATGGGATTGAATTAAAAGAAATCCCCATCTCACAGTGGCGTTCTCATTTAGCTTGGCTTGGCCAAGAGCCTCAGCTTTTTCATGGCACAGTACGTGATAATATCGCTATGGCTAATCCGAACATGAGCGATGATAAAATCTTCTCTCTATTAACAAAGGCGCAAATAGCCGATTTTATTGAGCAGCAACCGCTTGGATTAGACCATCCCATTGGTGAACAAATGAGTGGCGTTTCTGTGGGACAAGCGCAGCGCATTGCATTAGCCCGAGCACTTGGACAAGAGGCTGCACTTTTTTTACTCGATGAACCAACGGCTAGTTTAGATAGACATAGCGAACAAGCCGTACTTGCTGCATTACATTCGGCCACCAGCGGTGCCAGTAGTTTAATGGTCACCCACCGCATTGATCAATTACAAAGGGTAGATACTATTTGGGTGTTAGAAAAAGGCCGTATTGTACAACAGGGAAGCTTTACAGCATTGCAAAATAGCGCAGGGTTATTTAAACAAATGCAAGAAGATGAACAACAAGCAAATACGGAGCATCATTCATGA
- the cydC gene encoding cysteine/glutathione ABC transporter ATP-binding protein/permease CydC, with amino-acid sequence MRALLPFIKLFKHQWLMMILGLFLSIVALMAAIGLLSLSGWFLSASAVAGLTVVSAQAFNYLTPGGGVRFLSIVRTGSRYGERLTTHEATFKLLTQLRVWAWRKVLPLSASNMQGVRQGDLLNRLVADIDTLDHLYLRLITPMLAALMMLAGLYLFVAWIDAQIALIFCASLLLMWLILPWLFYYLGRKPGVQELEKRRILRVQLLEFVQGLAEISLFAAHDRFRKKIADSEDQLLASQAAIANIVAFSQAALILLHGGIVVLVLYIASSGIGDQQPPGPMLAMLTFMALACIEMLMPIAGAFQHLSSCINASKRVNELVEQTPDIVFNQGNQYAIKSGSITLKDICFSYPDSEEIIKGINLSIKAGEKVALLGQTGCGKSTLLSLITREWEASSGCLLIDEQPINQYSQAALSKGLSIVSQRIYLFAGTLRSNLTLAQPDLVEYSTFTEQQQAQAENDKRLIEVLRKVGLSILTEGENPLDIWIGEGGRQLSGGEQRRIGVARVLLRNAPILLLDEPTEGLDKRTEREILSVLLAFAKDKTVLMISHRLTAMSAMDNIHLMENGVLRVSGEHAELLTKDAYYASLYQQLN; translated from the coding sequence ATGAGAGCCTTACTGCCCTTTATAAAATTATTTAAACATCAGTGGCTAATGATGATATTAGGCTTATTTTTAAGCATTGTGGCTTTAATGGCTGCCATTGGCCTGTTGTCACTCTCCGGCTGGTTTTTATCCGCCTCTGCAGTGGCAGGGTTAACAGTTGTCAGCGCACAGGCTTTTAATTATCTAACCCCTGGAGGTGGTGTTCGCTTTCTATCAATCGTACGCACCGGCAGTCGCTACGGTGAACGTTTAACAACCCATGAGGCAACTTTCAAACTACTTACGCAACTACGCGTATGGGCTTGGCGTAAAGTATTGCCGCTAAGCGCGTCCAATATGCAAGGCGTTAGACAAGGTGATTTACTTAATCGGCTAGTTGCAGATATTGACACCTTAGATCACCTCTATCTACGTTTAATTACCCCCATGTTGGCAGCATTAATGATGCTTGCTGGCTTATATCTGTTTGTTGCTTGGATAGATGCGCAAATCGCGCTCATTTTTTGTGCCAGTCTCCTGCTCATGTGGCTTATTTTACCGTGGCTATTCTATTATCTAGGGCGAAAACCTGGCGTACAGGAACTAGAAAAAAGACGTATTTTACGCGTACAACTATTAGAGTTTGTACAGGGATTAGCAGAGATCTCCCTGTTTGCCGCACATGACCGTTTCCGTAAAAAAATAGCAGACTCTGAAGATCAACTTTTAGCAAGCCAAGCAGCCATCGCTAATATTGTCGCCTTTAGCCAAGCCGCCTTGATCCTATTACATGGCGGTATTGTCGTACTTGTACTTTATATTGCATCTTCTGGTATTGGCGACCAGCAACCGCCGGGACCTATGTTAGCAATGCTGACATTTATGGCACTCGCCTGTATTGAAATGCTGATGCCTATTGCCGGTGCTTTTCAACATTTATCATCTTGTATTAATGCCAGCAAACGCGTTAATGAATTAGTAGAGCAAACCCCTGACATTGTATTTAATCAAGGTAATCAATATGCCATAAAAAGCGGTAGCATTACCCTCAAGGATATCTGTTTTTCATATCCCGACAGTGAAGAAATAATTAAAGGGATCAATTTATCAATAAAAGCAGGGGAAAAAGTCGCATTGCTGGGCCAAACAGGTTGTGGTAAATCAACCCTTCTATCACTAATTACAAGAGAATGGGAAGCGAGTTCGGGTTGCCTACTAATAGATGAACAGCCTATTAATCAATATAGTCAGGCAGCGCTGAGCAAGGGACTCTCTATCGTGAGTCAGCGAATCTACCTATTTGCTGGCACATTACGTAGCAATTTAACGCTAGCACAACCCGATTTAGTTGAATATTCAACCTTTACGGAGCAACAACAGGCTCAAGCGGAAAATGACAAACGCCTTATTGAGGTATTGAGAAAAGTTGGCCTTTCTATACTAACAGAAGGAGAGAATCCACTTGATATCTGGATAGGCGAAGGAGGCAGACAGCTTTCCGGCGGTGAACAAAGGCGTATTGGTGTTGCACGTGTCTTGCTACGTAATGCACCTATTTTACTGTTGGATGAACCAACGGAGGGGTTAGATAAGCGTACTGAACGTGAAATTCTCTCTGTACTGCTCGCATTTGCCAAGGATAAAACCGTTTTAATGATCAGTCACCGATTAACCGCAATGAGTGCAATGGATAATATTCACTTGATGGAAAATGGCGTATTGCGTGTATCAGGAGAGCATGCTGAGTTATTAACAAAAGATGCCTATTACGCCAGTCTTTATCAACAATTAAATTAG
- a CDS encoding metallophosphoesterase: MTTIIHISDLHIHGSNKHPDNINAKTLVSYIMKNYASQPITILITGDITDDGSEEQYENALNILKPLVEAKFTVLPTPGNHDYGYKGNIYTEKSQQLFQEYMLAKLINHKEAENPSIKMENIYPMITEIDDTIFIGVDSVVGNENQLLHFASGEVGEPQRIAIDKLLKKYQGNKSIVVYFHHHPFD, encoded by the coding sequence ATGACTACAATTATTCATATCAGCGACCTCCATATTCACGGCTCTAATAAACACCCCGACAACATAAATGCAAAGACACTTGTAAGCTACATTATGAAAAACTATGCAAGTCAACCTATTACAATTTTAATTACTGGTGATATCACAGATGATGGTAGTGAGGAACAATACGAAAATGCTCTCAATATATTAAAACCATTAGTAGAAGCTAAGTTTACTGTATTACCAACACCAGGTAATCATGATTATGGATACAAAGGAAATATCTACACTGAAAAATCACAGCAATTATTCCAAGAATACATGCTAGCAAAACTCATTAACCATAAAGAAGCAGAAAATCCATCAATAAAAATGGAAAATATCTACCCTATGATAACTGAGATAGATGACACCATTTTTATTGGAGTAGACTCGGTTGTAGGTAATGAAAATCAACTGCTTCACTTTGCGAGCGGAGAAGTAGGAGAGCCACAAAGAATAGCAATTGACAAACTATTAAAAAAATACCAAGGAAATAAATCTATTGTTGTCTATTTTCACCATCACCCTTTCGATTGA
- a CDS encoding amidohydrolase family protein: protein MTKYIYNCHTHIFTHKHIPDRYFYLGFVKAARIKWLRKIIQTVMKTIIPFSENDLAHRYAGFVETAYRDTQQENADALISCYKQYPNMKFIVLPMDMELMERGKVKENIDKQHKELVELCNDEKYRDKLIPFAHIDPRQPNALSKLKELVEQNGIKGVKIYPPLGYRPDHPVLINDIYPYLMQMNLPLMAHCAKGDVYQGYRRFAKNRKAALEYMNPIHYIEILKKFKKLRICLAHFGSDSDWQSISTSSINPKNPDHWHSIIKQMINSNQYPNLFTDISYSCSAKSNNLNVLANMMEEEAPINSRILFGTDFYIATSNKIKENDITTNIQDKLNPKHFDLITRKNPETYLYGK from the coding sequence ATGACAAAATATATCTATAATTGCCACACTCATATATTTACCCATAAACACATACCCGACCGATATTTCTATTTAGGTTTTGTAAAAGCTGCACGGATTAAATGGCTAAGAAAAATCATTCAAACTGTGATGAAAACTATTATTCCATTTTCTGAAAATGATTTGGCACATCGATATGCAGGATTTGTAGAAACAGCTTATCGCGATACACAACAAGAAAATGCAGATGCACTAATAAGTTGTTACAAACAATACCCTAATATGAAATTTATAGTTTTGCCCATGGATATGGAGTTAATGGAGCGAGGAAAAGTAAAAGAAAATATTGATAAACAACATAAGGAGCTAGTCGAACTTTGTAACGACGAGAAATATCGAGATAAATTAATACCGTTTGCACACATAGATCCTAGGCAACCCAATGCACTATCAAAATTAAAAGAGCTTGTTGAACAAAATGGGATTAAAGGAGTGAAAATATACCCACCTTTGGGCTACCGCCCTGATCACCCTGTGCTCATCAATGATATTTATCCATACCTCATGCAAATGAACCTTCCATTAATGGCACATTGTGCAAAAGGGGATGTTTATCAGGGCTATCGACGCTTTGCCAAAAATAGAAAAGCTGCGCTCGAATATATGAACCCAATACATTACATAGAAATATTAAAAAAATTTAAAAAATTAAGAATATGCCTTGCACACTTTGGCAGTGATAGTGACTGGCAGAGCATCAGTACCTCAAGTATTAACCCCAAAAATCCAGACCATTGGCATAGCATCATAAAACAGATGATAAACAGCAATCAGTATCCAAACCTTTTCACTGACATTAGCTACAGTTGTAGTGCAAAATCTAACAACCTAAATGTGCTAGCTAATATGATGGAAGAAGAAGCCCCGATAAACTCGCGTATTTTATTCGGTACCGACTTTTATATCGCAACAAGCAATAAAATTAAAGAAAACGATATAACAACCAATATCCAAGATAAATTAAATCCAAAACACTTTGATTTAATAACACGTAAAAATCCAGAAACATACCTTTATGGCAAGTAA
- the dndB gene encoding DNA sulfur modification protein DndB: MNNSQDGYCFSFPAVSGMQAGKPFYLATCPLNTIPKIFVFDEEEVPPELRAQRTLNKSRIPEMARYLAENRDDYVFSAITASVASSIKFTEVGLSGLGTLSIPMDAQILINDGQHRRAAIEAALKENPDLGHDNIAVVFFVDEGLKRSQQMFADLNKHAVKPSPSLGALYDLRDESADLARYQAQHIKPFVGFTEMEKSSVSSKSSKLFTLSSLKQANRALMGKGMKDGFSEEEKELSNEYWQAVFDATPEWQMVLNKEISPSQFRQEYVHAHGVGLHALGSLGCALLTAKPNDWQQTIKKLKDVDWRKSNPQWAQRSMLHGRLSKASTNIILTTNALKTALGLALTPDERTLENKHITKTEA, translated from the coding sequence ATGAATAACTCTCAAGATGGTTACTGTTTTTCTTTCCCTGCTGTAAGTGGTATGCAAGCTGGCAAGCCTTTCTACCTTGCGACCTGTCCGTTAAACACTATTCCCAAAATTTTTGTATTCGATGAAGAAGAAGTACCGCCTGAACTACGCGCTCAACGTACTCTGAATAAATCACGTATTCCCGAAATGGCACGTTATCTTGCAGAAAATCGAGATGATTATGTTTTTTCAGCGATTACCGCTTCTGTAGCGTCCTCTATTAAATTCACAGAGGTAGGTCTCTCTGGGTTAGGTACGTTAAGTATTCCAATGGATGCACAAATACTTATCAATGATGGGCAACACAGACGAGCAGCCATAGAAGCCGCTTTAAAAGAAAATCCAGATTTAGGTCACGACAACATTGCGGTTGTCTTTTTTGTTGATGAAGGCTTAAAACGTAGTCAGCAGATGTTTGCAGACTTGAACAAACATGCAGTGAAACCAAGCCCATCACTCGGTGCTTTATATGATCTACGTGATGAAAGTGCTGATTTAGCAAGGTACCAAGCGCAACATATAAAACCCTTCGTTGGTTTTACCGAGATGGAAAAATCTAGCGTTAGCTCTAAAAGTAGCAAGCTGTTTACGCTAAGTAGCTTAAAACAGGCCAACAGAGCGCTAATGGGTAAAGGTATGAAAGATGGTTTCAGTGAAGAAGAGAAAGAGCTATCTAATGAATACTGGCAAGCAGTATTTGATGCGACACCAGAATGGCAGATGGTATTAAACAAAGAGATTTCCCCATCTCAATTCCGTCAGGAGTATGTGCACGCGCATGGCGTAGGTTTGCATGCTTTAGGCTCTCTTGGTTGCGCATTATTAACGGCTAAACCGAATGACTGGCAACAAACAATTAAAAAACTTAAAGACGTTGATTGGCGTAAGTCTAACCCGCAGTGGGCACAACGTAGCATGTTGCATGGCAGACTTAGCAAAGCCTCAACCAATATAATACTCACCACCAATGCGCTAAAAACGGCATTAGGTTTGGCGTTAACGCCCGATGAGCGCACCTTAGAAAACAAACATATAACAAAAACAGAGGCATAA
- the dndC gene encoding DNA phosphorothioation system sulfurtransferase DndC: protein MADLFRADGLDEEQVDYIENEFFAGFKRYNNHNSLPEQLNQYNALEDNLKNTVSANLCRELLREEKNHDGFTLKHFIKDVQNVYCADNRPWVIGYSGGKDSSAVVTLIYLALLALDEDKRTKEIYVVASDTLVETPLVIDHVNKSLESIANQARRDNLPITTHKVLPKPDKTFWACLLGKGYPAPTQSFRWCTERMKIDPVSDFITDKVAKYDEVIVVLGSRSQESASRAQVIAKHKIENTRLARHTTLANAFIYTPIDTWSMDDVWKILRACSLEVTISPMGIGKKWLNKYDLEWENPWGSKNMTLWNLYKDSSDQGECPMVIDDSTPSCGNSRFGCWTCTVVNKDRAMESLIQNGEEWMRPLLDFRNMLSETGIPENKSKYRNFKRRTGKVSYQRAKSDEELTIDRAHIPGPYMMKFRKEWLAHLLTQEKQFNEDGYKVTLITQPELHAIRQEWLNDPNEPDWADSLPKIYRSIYGKDLDWIINDNNNFGEIEAQILHELGAEHDVSAEMIQKLLDLEISLEGLSRRTGVFDKIGTLLKQDWGTLEEIKEKHHNLQSKSDFDVHKDQISQYEAELAKLEQQSKVDI from the coding sequence ATGGCTGATCTATTTAGAGCCGATGGCCTAGACGAAGAGCAAGTTGACTATATTGAAAACGAATTCTTTGCTGGTTTTAAACGCTATAACAATCACAACTCATTACCAGAGCAGTTAAATCAATATAATGCGCTTGAAGATAATTTAAAAAATACAGTAAGCGCCAACCTATGTAGAGAGTTATTACGTGAAGAGAAAAACCATGATGGCTTTACCTTAAAACACTTTATCAAAGATGTGCAAAACGTCTATTGTGCAGACAACCGCCCGTGGGTGATTGGTTACAGTGGCGGTAAAGACTCATCAGCCGTGGTGACATTAATCTATTTAGCATTATTGGCGCTGGATGAAGATAAACGTACAAAAGAGATTTACGTCGTTGCCTCTGACACATTAGTTGAAACACCACTAGTTATCGACCATGTAAACAAATCATTAGAGAGCATTGCTAATCAAGCTCGACGTGATAACTTACCGATCACTACCCATAAAGTATTACCAAAACCAGATAAAACCTTTTGGGCGTGTTTATTGGGTAAAGGTTACCCAGCGCCAACGCAGAGTTTCCGTTGGTGTACAGAGCGAATGAAGATTGATCCAGTGAGTGACTTTATCACTGATAAAGTCGCAAAATACGATGAAGTGATAGTGGTATTAGGATCTCGTAGTCAAGAAAGTGCCTCACGTGCTCAGGTGATTGCAAAACATAAAATTGAAAATACACGGTTAGCTCGTCATACCACCTTAGCGAATGCATTTATCTATACACCAATCGATACTTGGAGCATGGATGATGTTTGGAAAATCTTACGTGCCTGTAGTTTAGAGGTAACGATCTCCCCTATGGGCATTGGTAAAAAGTGGTTAAATAAATACGATCTAGAGTGGGAAAATCCGTGGGGCTCAAAAAACATGACCCTATGGAATCTATACAAAGATTCATCAGACCAAGGTGAGTGCCCAATGGTCATTGATGATAGCACCCCCTCTTGCGGTAACTCTCGTTTTGGTTGTTGGACATGTACGGTAGTGAACAAAGACCGAGCAATGGAAAGCTTGATTCAAAATGGCGAAGAGTGGATGCGTCCATTACTTGATTTTAGAAACATGCTTTCTGAAACAGGTATTCCTGAGAACAAATCTAAATACCGTAACTTCAAAAGACGTACGGGTAAAGTAAGCTATCAACGTGCTAAGAGTGACGAAGAGTTAACGATTGACCGTGCTCATATTCCTGGCCCATATATGATGAAGTTCCGTAAAGAATGGTTAGCACATCTATTAACCCAAGAGAAACAATTCAACGAAGATGGTTACAAAGTTACCTTAATCACCCAACCTGAACTACATGCAATTCGCCAAGAGTGGTTAAACGACCCCAATGAACCAGATTGGGCTGATTCACTGCCTAAAATCTACCGTAGTATTTATGGTAAAGACTTAGATTGGATAATCAACGACAATAACAACTTTGGTGAAATTGAAGCGCAGATTCTGCATGAATTAGGTGCTGAACATGATGTTTCTGCAGAGATGATTCAAAAGCTACTCGACCTTGAAATCTCATTAGAAGGATTAAGTCGCCGTACTGGTGTGTTTGATAAAATCGGCACCCTACTAAAACAAGACTGGGGCACGCTGGAAGAGATTAAAGAGAAGCATCATAACCTGCAAAGTAAATCAGACTTTGATGTACATAAAGATCAAATCAGCCAATACGAAGCAGAGCTTGCTAAATTAGAACAACAAAGCAAGGTGGATATTTAA